From a single Rutidosis leptorrhynchoides isolate AG116_Rl617_1_P2 chromosome 5, CSIRO_AGI_Rlap_v1, whole genome shotgun sequence genomic region:
- the LOC139847180 gene encoding probable ribose-5-phosphate isomerase 2: protein MAMAYSNKPTATTQPMTSSQPPPLILTQDELKKIAAYKAVEFVSSNMILGLGTGSTAKHAIDRIGQLLKQGKLTNIIGIPTSTQTHEQALSLGIPLSDLDTHPVLDLAIDGADEVDPDMNLVKGRGGSLLREKMIEGCCKKFVVIVDESKLVDYVGGSGLAMPVEIVPFCWQFTAKKLQSLFDESGCVAKLRVKGEKPYVTDNGNYIIDLYFKKDIGDLKDAGDKILRLAGVVEHGMFIDMATTLIVAGEMGVTVRNK, encoded by the coding sequence ATGGCCATGGCTTACTCAAATAAACCCACCGCCACCACACAACCAATGACATCATCCCAACCCCCTCCACTCATCCTCACCCAAGACGAACTCAAAAAAATCGCCGCATACAAAGCCGTTGAATTCGTTTCATCCAACATGATCCTCGGATTAGGAACCGGGTCCACCGCAAAACATGCAATCGATCGCATCGGCCAACTCCTCAAACAAGGTAAACTAACTAACATTATCGGTATCCCTACTTCAACACAAACACATGAACAAGCTTTATCATTAGGTATTCCTCTTTCGGATCTTGATACCCACCCGGTTCTTGATTTAGCAATTGACGGTGCAGATGAAGTCGACCCGGATATGAATTTGGTTAAGGGTCGGGGCGGGTCGTTACTTAGGGAAAAAATGATTGAAGGTTGTTGTAAGAaatttgttgtgattgttgatgaatCTAAACTTGTGGATTATGTGGGTGGGAGTGGGTTAGCTATGCCTGTTGAAATTGTGCCGTTTTGTTGGCAATTTACGGCCAAAAAGCTTCAATCTTTGTTTGATGAAAGTGGGTGCGTTGCTAAACTTAGGGTTAAGGGTGAAAAACCTTATGTAACGGATAATGGGAATTATATAATTGATTTGTATTTTAAGAAAGATATTGGGGATTTGAAGGATGCTGGTGATAAGATTTTAAGGTTGGCTGGTGTTGTGGAACATGGAATGTTTATTGATATGGCTACTACTTTGATTGTTGCTGGCGAAATGGGCGTTACGGTTAGGAATAAGTAG